In a genomic window of Phacochoerus africanus isolate WHEZ1 chromosome 6, ROS_Pafr_v1, whole genome shotgun sequence:
- the PEAR1 gene encoding platelet endothelial aggregation receptor 1 isoform X2, producing the protein MSPPLCSLLLLALALGLAGTLNPKDPNTCSFWESFTTTTKESHLRPFSLLPSEPCDRPWESPHTCPRPTVVYRTVYRQVVKTEHRKRLQCCQGFYESRGACVPLCSQECVHGRCVAPNQCQCVQDWRGDDCSSACAPGVWGPQCDKPCNCGNSSSCDPKSGACSCSPGLQPPHCLQPCSPGRYGPACQYSCQCHRAPCDPQTGACLCPPERTGPSCEESCSLGTFGFSCPSIPPCHNGGVFQASQGSCSCPPGWMGTICSLPCPEGFHGPNCSQECRCHNGGLCDRFTGQCRCAPGYTGDRCREECPVGYFGQDCAETCDCAPGARCFPANGACLCEHGFTGDRCAERLCPDGLYGLSCQVPCTCDPEHSFSCHPMSGECSCLPGWAGLHCNESCPQDTHGPGCQEHCLCLHGGVCQPDSGLCRCAPGYTGPHCASLCPPDSYGVNCSSRCSCENAIACSPVDGACICKEGWQRGNCSIPCPPGTWGFNCNASCQCVHGAACSPQTGACTCTPGWHGAHCQLPCPKGQFGEGCASHCDCDHSDGCDPVHGGCHCQAGWTGTRCHLPCPEGFWGTNCSNTCTCKNGGTCIPENGNCVCAPGFRGPSCQRPCQPGRYGKRCVPCKCANHSSCHPSNGTCYCLAGWTGPDCSQPCPLGHWGANCAQLCQCRHGGTCHPQDGSCFCPPGWIGHLCLEGCPPGMFGANCSQPCQCGSGERCHPETGACVCPPGHSGAPCRIGSQEPFTMMPTAPVAYSSVGAVIGIAVLGSLVVALVVLFIGYRHWQKGKEHQHLAVAYSSGRLDGSEYVMPDVPPSYSHYYSNPSYHTLCSPNPPPPNKVPGSQLFVSLQTPERPGGTPGHENHATLPADWKHRREPPPGPLDRGPISEEGLGASMASLSSENPYATIRDLPSLLGSPRESSYVEMKGPPSGSPPRQPPQLRDSQRRRQPQPQRDSGTYEQPSPLTHDRDSVGSQPPLPPGLPPGHYDSPKNSHIPGHYDLPPVRHPPSPPLRRQDR; encoded by the exons ATGTCACCGCCCCTGtgctccctccttctcctggccctggccctggggctggcTGGAACCCTCAACCCCAAGGATCCCAACACCTGCAGCTTCTGGGAAAG cttcaccaccaccaccaaggagTCACACTTGCGCCCATTCAGCCTGCTCCCCTCGGAGCCCTGCGACCGGCCCTGGGAGAGCCCGCACACCTGCCCTCGGCCCAC gGTTGTCTACCGGACTGTGTACCGCCAGGTGGTGAAGACGGAGCACCGGAAGCGCCTGCAGTGCTGCCAGGGCTTCTATGAGAGCCGAGGGGCCTGTGTCC CACTTTGTTCTCAGGAGTGTGTCCATGGCCGCTGTGTGGCGCCCAATCAGTGCCAATGTGTGCAAGACTGGCGGGGTGATGACTGCTCCAGTG CGTGTGCCCCAGGAGTGTGGGGGCCACAGTGTGACAAGCCCTGCAACTGCGGCAATAGCAGCTCCTGTGACCCCAAGAGTGGGGCATGTTCCTGTTCCCCTGGCCTGCAGCCCCCACACTGCCTTCAGCCCTGCTCCCCTGGACGCTATGGCCCTGCCTGCCAATACAGCTGCCAGTGCCACAGGGCACCCTGTGACCCCCAGACTGgagcctgcctctgccccccagAGAGAACGGGGCCTAG CTGCGAGGAGTCCTGTTCACTTGGCACTTTTGGCTTCTCCTGCCCCAGCATCCCTCCCTGCCACAACGGGGGTGTCTTCCAGGCCTCCCAGGGctcctgcagctgcccacctggcTGGATG GGCACCATCTGTTCTCTGCCCTGTCCTGAGGGCTTCCATGGACCCAACTGCTCCCAGGAATGTCGCTGTCACAACGGAGGCCTCTGCGACCGATTCACTGGGCAGTGTCGCTGCGCTCCGGGCTACACGGGGGACCG GTGCCGAGAGGAGTGCCCCGTGGGCTACTTCGGGCAGGACTGTGCTGAGACGTGCGACTGTGCCCCTGGTGCCCGCTGCTTCCCAGCCAACGGCGCGTGTCTGTGCGAACACGGCTTCACCGGGGACCGCTGCGCCGAGCGCCTCTGCCCCGACGGTCTCTACGGCCTCAGCTGCCAAGTGCCCTGCACCTGCGACCCGGAACACAGCTTCAG CTGCCACCCGATGAGCGGGGAGTGCTCGTGCCTGCCGGGCTGGGCGGGCCTCCACTGCAACGAGAGCTGCCCGCAGGACACGCACGGGCCAGGCTGCCAGGAGCACTGCCTCTGCCTGCACGGCGGCGTCTGCCAGCCCGACAGCGGCCTCTGCCGGTGCGCGCCGGGCTACACG GGCCCGCACTGCGCTAGCCTCTGCCCTCCCGACTCCTACGGCGTCAATTGCTCCTCGCGCTGCTCCTGCGAAAATGCCATCGCCTGCTCGCCGGTCGACGGCGCCTGCATCTGCAAGGAAG GTTGGCAGCGCGGTAACTGCTCAATACCCTGCCCACCTGGAACCTGGGGCTTCAACTGCAATGCTAGCTGCCAGTGTGTCCATGGGGCAGCCTGCAGCCCCCAAACTGGAGCCTGTACTTGTACCCCTGGGTGGCACGGGGCCCACTGTCAGCTCCCCTGCCCG AAGGGGCAGTTTGGTGAAGGCTGCGCCAGTCACTGCGACTGTGACCATTCTGATGGCTGTGACCCTGTTCATGGAGGTTGCCATTGCCAGGCTGGCTGGACGG GTACCCGctgccacctgccctgccctgagGGCTTCTGGGGAACCAACTGTAGCAACACCTGCACCTGCAAGAATGGGGGCACCTGCATCCCTGAGAATGGCaactgtgtgtgtgcacctggATTCCGAGGCCCCTCCTGCCAGAGAC CCTGTCAGCCTGGCCGCTATGGCAAACGCTGTGTACCCTGCAAGTGTGCTAACCACTCCTCCTGTCACCCCTCGAATGGAACCTGCTACTGCCTGGCAGGCTGGACCGGCCCTGACTGCTCCCAAC CGTGCCCTCTAGGACACTGGGGAGCCAACTGTGCCCAGCTCTGCCAGTGTCGTCATGGTGGGACCTGCCACCCCCAGGATGGGAGTTGTTTCTGCCCCCCAGGCTGGATCGGACATCTCTGTTTGGAAG GCTGTCCTCCAGGGATGTTCGGTGCCAATTGCTCCCAACCATGCCAGTGTGGTTCTGGAGAGAGATGCCACCCCGAGACCGGGGCCTGTGTGTGTCCCCCAGGGCACAGTGGTGCCCCCTGCAGGATCG GAAGCCAGGAGCCATTCACCATGATGCCCACGGCTCCAGTGGCCTATAGCTCAGTGGGAGCAGTGATTGGCATCGCCGTGCTGGGATCCCTGGTGGTGGCCCTGGTGGTGCTGTTCATTGGCTACCGCCACTGGCAAAAAGGCAAGGAGCACCAGCACCTGGCAGTGGCCTACAGCAGCGGGCGACTGGATGGCTCTGAGTACGTCATGCCAG ATGTCCCTCCAAGCTACAGTCACTACTACTCCAACCCCAGCTACCACACACTGTGCTCACCTAACCCTCCGCCCCCCAACAAG GTTCCAGGCAGTCAGCTCTTTGTCAGCCTCCAGACCCCTGAGCGGCCAGGTGGAACCCCTGGGCATGAGAACCACGCCACCCTGCCTGCTGACTGGAAGCACCGCCGCGAGCCCCCTCCGGGGCCTCTGGACAGGG GGCCCATCTCTgaagaggggctgggggccagcaTGGCTTCCCTGAGCAGCGAGAACCCCTACGCCACCATCCGGGACCTGCCCAGCCTGCTAGGGAGCCCCCGGGAGAGCAGCTACGTGGAGATGAAAGGCCCTCCCTCAGGGTCACCCCCCAGGCAGCCTCCTCAGCTAAGGGACAGCCAGAGGCGGCGACAACCCCAGCCACAGAGAGACAGCGGCACCTATGAGCAGCCCAGCCCCCTGACCCATG ACCGAGACTCCGTGGGCTCCCAGCCCCCTCTGCCTCCGGGCCTGCCTCCGGGCCACTACGACTCGCCCAAGAACAGCCACATCCCTGGACACTATGATTTGCCTCCAGTCCGGCATCCCCCATCACCCCCACTTCGGCGTCAGGACCGCTGA
- the PEAR1 gene encoding platelet endothelial aggregation receptor 1 isoform X1: protein MSPPLCSLLLLALALGLAGTLNPKDPNTCSFWESFTTTTKESHLRPFSLLPSEPCDRPWESPHTCPRPTVVYRTVYRQVVKTEHRKRLQCCQGFYESRGACVPLCSQECVHGRCVAPNQCQCVQDWRGDDCSSACAPGVWGPQCDKPCNCGNSSSCDPKSGACSCSPGLQPPHCLQPCSPGRYGPACQYSCQCHRAPCDPQTGACLCPPERTGPSCEESCSLGTFGFSCPSIPPCHNGGVFQASQGSCSCPPGWMGTICSLPCPEGFHGPNCSQECRCHNGGLCDRFTGQCRCAPGYTGDRCREECPVGYFGQDCAETCDCAPGARCFPANGACLCEHGFTGDRCAERLCPDGLYGLSCQVPCTCDPEHSFSCHPMSGECSCLPGWAGLHCNESCPQDTHGPGCQEHCLCLHGGVCQPDSGLCRCAPGYTGPHCASLCPPDSYGVNCSSRCSCENAIACSPVDGACICKEGWQRGNCSIPCPPGTWGFNCNASCQCVHGAACSPQTGACTCTPGWHGAHCQLPCPKGQFGEGCASHCDCDHSDGCDPVHGGCHCQAGWTGTRCHLPCPEGFWGTNCSNTCTCKNGGTCIPENGNCVCAPGFRGPSCQRPCQPGRYGKRCVPCKCANHSSCHPSNGTCYCLAGWTGPDCSQPCPLGHWGANCAQLCQCRHGGTCHPQDGSCFCPPGWIGHLCLEGCPPGMFGANCSQPCQCGSGERCHPETGACVCPPGHSGAPCRIGSQEPFTMMPTAPVAYSSVGAVIGIAVLGSLVVALVVLFIGYRHWQKGKEHQHLAVAYSSGRLDGSEYVMPDVPPSYSHYYSNPSYHTLCSPNPPPPNKVPGSQLFVSLQTPERPGGTPGHENHATLPADWKHRREPPPGPLDRGSSRLDRSYSCSYSNSNGPGPFYSKGPISEEGLGASMASLSSENPYATIRDLPSLLGSPRESSYVEMKGPPSGSPPRQPPQLRDSQRRRQPQPQRDSGTYEQPSPLTHDRDSVGSQPPLPPGLPPGHYDSPKNSHIPGHYDLPPVRHPPSPPLRRQDR, encoded by the exons ATGTCACCGCCCCTGtgctccctccttctcctggccctggccctggggctggcTGGAACCCTCAACCCCAAGGATCCCAACACCTGCAGCTTCTGGGAAAG cttcaccaccaccaccaaggagTCACACTTGCGCCCATTCAGCCTGCTCCCCTCGGAGCCCTGCGACCGGCCCTGGGAGAGCCCGCACACCTGCCCTCGGCCCAC gGTTGTCTACCGGACTGTGTACCGCCAGGTGGTGAAGACGGAGCACCGGAAGCGCCTGCAGTGCTGCCAGGGCTTCTATGAGAGCCGAGGGGCCTGTGTCC CACTTTGTTCTCAGGAGTGTGTCCATGGCCGCTGTGTGGCGCCCAATCAGTGCCAATGTGTGCAAGACTGGCGGGGTGATGACTGCTCCAGTG CGTGTGCCCCAGGAGTGTGGGGGCCACAGTGTGACAAGCCCTGCAACTGCGGCAATAGCAGCTCCTGTGACCCCAAGAGTGGGGCATGTTCCTGTTCCCCTGGCCTGCAGCCCCCACACTGCCTTCAGCCCTGCTCCCCTGGACGCTATGGCCCTGCCTGCCAATACAGCTGCCAGTGCCACAGGGCACCCTGTGACCCCCAGACTGgagcctgcctctgccccccagAGAGAACGGGGCCTAG CTGCGAGGAGTCCTGTTCACTTGGCACTTTTGGCTTCTCCTGCCCCAGCATCCCTCCCTGCCACAACGGGGGTGTCTTCCAGGCCTCCCAGGGctcctgcagctgcccacctggcTGGATG GGCACCATCTGTTCTCTGCCCTGTCCTGAGGGCTTCCATGGACCCAACTGCTCCCAGGAATGTCGCTGTCACAACGGAGGCCTCTGCGACCGATTCACTGGGCAGTGTCGCTGCGCTCCGGGCTACACGGGGGACCG GTGCCGAGAGGAGTGCCCCGTGGGCTACTTCGGGCAGGACTGTGCTGAGACGTGCGACTGTGCCCCTGGTGCCCGCTGCTTCCCAGCCAACGGCGCGTGTCTGTGCGAACACGGCTTCACCGGGGACCGCTGCGCCGAGCGCCTCTGCCCCGACGGTCTCTACGGCCTCAGCTGCCAAGTGCCCTGCACCTGCGACCCGGAACACAGCTTCAG CTGCCACCCGATGAGCGGGGAGTGCTCGTGCCTGCCGGGCTGGGCGGGCCTCCACTGCAACGAGAGCTGCCCGCAGGACACGCACGGGCCAGGCTGCCAGGAGCACTGCCTCTGCCTGCACGGCGGCGTCTGCCAGCCCGACAGCGGCCTCTGCCGGTGCGCGCCGGGCTACACG GGCCCGCACTGCGCTAGCCTCTGCCCTCCCGACTCCTACGGCGTCAATTGCTCCTCGCGCTGCTCCTGCGAAAATGCCATCGCCTGCTCGCCGGTCGACGGCGCCTGCATCTGCAAGGAAG GTTGGCAGCGCGGTAACTGCTCAATACCCTGCCCACCTGGAACCTGGGGCTTCAACTGCAATGCTAGCTGCCAGTGTGTCCATGGGGCAGCCTGCAGCCCCCAAACTGGAGCCTGTACTTGTACCCCTGGGTGGCACGGGGCCCACTGTCAGCTCCCCTGCCCG AAGGGGCAGTTTGGTGAAGGCTGCGCCAGTCACTGCGACTGTGACCATTCTGATGGCTGTGACCCTGTTCATGGAGGTTGCCATTGCCAGGCTGGCTGGACGG GTACCCGctgccacctgccctgccctgagGGCTTCTGGGGAACCAACTGTAGCAACACCTGCACCTGCAAGAATGGGGGCACCTGCATCCCTGAGAATGGCaactgtgtgtgtgcacctggATTCCGAGGCCCCTCCTGCCAGAGAC CCTGTCAGCCTGGCCGCTATGGCAAACGCTGTGTACCCTGCAAGTGTGCTAACCACTCCTCCTGTCACCCCTCGAATGGAACCTGCTACTGCCTGGCAGGCTGGACCGGCCCTGACTGCTCCCAAC CGTGCCCTCTAGGACACTGGGGAGCCAACTGTGCCCAGCTCTGCCAGTGTCGTCATGGTGGGACCTGCCACCCCCAGGATGGGAGTTGTTTCTGCCCCCCAGGCTGGATCGGACATCTCTGTTTGGAAG GCTGTCCTCCAGGGATGTTCGGTGCCAATTGCTCCCAACCATGCCAGTGTGGTTCTGGAGAGAGATGCCACCCCGAGACCGGGGCCTGTGTGTGTCCCCCAGGGCACAGTGGTGCCCCCTGCAGGATCG GAAGCCAGGAGCCATTCACCATGATGCCCACGGCTCCAGTGGCCTATAGCTCAGTGGGAGCAGTGATTGGCATCGCCGTGCTGGGATCCCTGGTGGTGGCCCTGGTGGTGCTGTTCATTGGCTACCGCCACTGGCAAAAAGGCAAGGAGCACCAGCACCTGGCAGTGGCCTACAGCAGCGGGCGACTGGATGGCTCTGAGTACGTCATGCCAG ATGTCCCTCCAAGCTACAGTCACTACTACTCCAACCCCAGCTACCACACACTGTGCTCACCTAACCCTCCGCCCCCCAACAAG GTTCCAGGCAGTCAGCTCTTTGTCAGCCTCCAGACCCCTGAGCGGCCAGGTGGAACCCCTGGGCATGAGAACCACGCCACCCTGCCTGCTGACTGGAAGCACCGCCGCGAGCCCCCTCCGGGGCCTCTGGACAGGG ggAGCAGCCGCCTGGACCGAAGCTACAGCTGTAGCTACAGCAACAGTAATGGCCCAGGCCCATTCTATAGCAAAG GGCCCATCTCTgaagaggggctgggggccagcaTGGCTTCCCTGAGCAGCGAGAACCCCTACGCCACCATCCGGGACCTGCCCAGCCTGCTAGGGAGCCCCCGGGAGAGCAGCTACGTGGAGATGAAAGGCCCTCCCTCAGGGTCACCCCCCAGGCAGCCTCCTCAGCTAAGGGACAGCCAGAGGCGGCGACAACCCCAGCCACAGAGAGACAGCGGCACCTATGAGCAGCCCAGCCCCCTGACCCATG ACCGAGACTCCGTGGGCTCCCAGCCCCCTCTGCCTCCGGGCCTGCCTCCGGGCCACTACGACTCGCCCAAGAACAGCCACATCCCTGGACACTATGATTTGCCTCCAGTCCGGCATCCCCCATCACCCCCACTTCGGCGTCAGGACCGCTGA